One Spirochaetota bacterium DNA window includes the following coding sequences:
- a CDS encoding STAS domain-containing protein produces MNVHYDLTGDSAAIIFEGDVVFDDVAQQSDSVSKMKEAIIGKKPKNVVIDLAQVKSFDSSGVGLVYSLRTSFCRIGATVSLQAVPENVKEVLRLGGLLKVFSIT; encoded by the coding sequence ATGAACGTTCACTATGATCTCACGGGTGATTCGGCGGCGATCATCTTCGAAGGCGATGTCGTATTTGACGATGTGGCGCAGCAGAGCGATAGTGTTTCCAAGATGAAAGAAGCGATCATTGGGAAAAAGCCGAAGAACGTCGTTATAGACCTGGCACAGGTGAAGTCGTTCGACTCTTCCGGCGTAGGGCTTGTGTATTCGCTTCGAACGAGCTTCTGCAGGATAGGCGCAACGGTGTCTTTACAGGCGGTGCCGGAAAATGTGAAGGAAGTGCTCAGGCTGGGCGGGTTATTGAAGGTGTTTTCGATTACATAG